Proteins encoded in a region of the Podarcis muralis chromosome 2, rPodMur119.hap1.1, whole genome shotgun sequence genome:
- the APOH gene encoding beta-2-glycoprotein 1 produces MSPVQLIFWIVALAHTVLAVCPRPPEIPLATADVQKEEFNIGEEITYRCNPGYVPYSGARRYTCPWSGTWPIVTFRCIPKKCYYPGPLANGATEHSDLTYQSSIRFSCHPGYILQGKETAQCLADGKWSEKLPKCQPVACPPPPVSEFGALSYRKRVPGNVSVFQDVIEFECLPPLALFGNETAKCLASGNWSELPECRSVECPYPEQIENGFINFALRRTYKYKETVQYGCNPPYVLDGASESSCEKTGTWSTKPACRAPCAIPVKRATVLYNEQKLKVQDHLRDGIKHGETIWFFCKNKEQQCSYTVPTQCIDGTLSVPACFKERGWFSTLVKTDVADMTPCENIN; encoded by the exons ATGTCTCCTGTCCAACTCATCTTCTGGATAGTTGCTCTAGCCCACACTGTCCTCGCAG TCTGTCCCAGACCACCTGAAATACCATTGGCTACTGCTGACGTACAGAAGGAAGAATTCAATATAGGAGAGGAAATTACATACCGCTGTAACCCTGGTTATGTGCCTTACTCAGGCGCAAGGAGATATACATGCCCTTGGTCTGGTACATGGCCTATTGTTACATTTAGATGTATAC caaaaaaatgttACTACCCTGGACCTTTGGCAAATGGAGCGACCGAACATTCAGACCTCACCTACCAGAGTTCTATAAGGTTTTCGTGTCATCCTGG GTATATTCTTCAAGGGAAGGAAACCGCCCAATGCCTGGCAGATGGAAAGTGGAGTGAAAAATTACCCAAATGCCAAC cTGTCGCTTGTCCTCCACCTCCAGTTTCTGAATTTGGAGCCCTTTCTTACCGTAAACGTGTGCCTGGAAATGTATCAGTCTTCCAAGACGTAATCGAGTTTGAGTGCTTACCGCCTCTTGCTTTGTTTGGAAACGAAACAGCCAAATGTCTGGCCAGTGGAAACTGGAGTGAACTACCTGAATGCAGGT CCGTGGAATGTCCATATCCAGAGCAAATAGAAAATGGGTTTATAAACTTTGCTCTTCGTCGTACTTACAAATACAAAGAAACTGTGCAATATGGCTGTAATCCTCCATATGTACTGGATGGGGCTTCAGAATCCAGTTGTGAAAAAACAGGAACCTGGTCAACAAAACCAGCTTGCAGAG CACCATGTGCCATACCAGTAAAAAGGGCTACAGTATTATACAATGAGCAGAAACTAAAGGTGCAAGACCATCTCAGGGATGGAATAAAACATGGTGAGACCATCTGGTTTTTCTGCAAAAATAAAGAACAGCAGTGTAGTTACACTGTACCTACTCAATGCATAGATGGCACTCTTTCGGTCCCTGCCTGCTTCAAAG AACGTGGGTGGTTTTCAACCTTGGTGAAAACAGATGTAGCAGACATGACACCATGCGAGAACATCAATTGA